The following coding sequences lie in one Alloacidobacterium dinghuense genomic window:
- a CDS encoding RidA family protein, which produces MEPESRLKPNLLFSLAAGAILLFAPAAHAQATRIPLSNSNFPISQGVWVGDSLYLSGMMASTFSSPTPGDTKDQTVSAIQQIQKALEAQKLTLGDVVMMHVYLAGDPAKGGKMDFVGFMAGYTQFFGTPAQPNKPARSAMQVAALAAPTGLVEIEVIAVRPK; this is translated from the coding sequence GTGGAGCCTGAGTCAAGACTGAAGCCGAATCTGCTTTTCTCGCTGGCAGCTGGCGCGATACTCCTCTTCGCGCCGGCGGCTCACGCCCAGGCCACGCGCATTCCTCTGTCCAATTCCAACTTTCCCATTTCACAGGGAGTGTGGGTAGGCGACTCGCTTTACCTCAGCGGCATGATGGCCTCGACTTTCAGTTCGCCAACGCCTGGCGATACGAAAGACCAGACCGTCAGTGCCATCCAGCAAATCCAGAAAGCGCTGGAGGCACAAAAGCTCACCCTCGGTGACGTCGTTATGATGCACGTCTATCTGGCGGGCGATCCAGCGAAAGGTGGCAAGATGGACTTCGTTGGATTCATGGCCGGGTACACGCAGTTTTTCGGGACCCCCGCTCAGCCGAATAAACCGGCACGCAGCGCCATGCAGGTCGCTGCGCTCGCTGCCC